A stretch of the Methylacidiphilum caldifontis genome encodes the following:
- the ligA gene encoding NAD-dependent DNA ligase LigA codes for MNRKKPSSLESLTPQEIKQRHDELVKLIRKYDHAYYVESRPLISDQEYDNLYHELETLEKNHPELITPDSPTQRIGESPLSGFSQVTHEIPMLSLENTYSKEELFTFLDRIRRALPGKKVSYTVEPKIDGVSISAQYKNGLFSLGATRGNGTVGDDITQNLKTIRSLPLRLELENPPELLEVRGEAYMSPKDFERLNAQREKEGKVLFANPRNATAGSLKQLDPRIVAERPLAIVFYGAGKLVGFKCKTQEEWLNFLKKIGLPVPILFWVCKNENEVYEAICKLNDCRNELPYPTDGAAIKVNEWDYYSILGYTAKAPRWAFAYKYGAERAKTRLNNVIFQVGRSGIITPVAEMDPVFLSGTTVSRATLHNFDQVKRLDVKIGDLVYLEKAGEVIPEVVGVDTSQRQGTEKEIIPPEHCPSCGEKLFWEGIFLRCGNENCPAQLKERILHFAQRNAMDIQGLGESLVDQLVDKGIVRDIADLYELDEQSLVKLDRMGKKSAQNLLKGIEESKKRDLSRLIYGLGITHIGQKASEDLARYFGTLDRLSHATEEELLAIPFFGEVMARSIVNYFRKEENRRRIEKLRKHGVNFVSLLLQTPSGPLSGKTFVITGTLSEPREAVAEKIISKGGRVSNTVSRKTNFLVVGSDPGSKLQEAQKLGITIIGEKELVDLLKGD; via the coding sequence GTGAATAGAAAAAAGCCCTCTTCCTTAGAGTCACTTACTCCCCAAGAGATCAAGCAAAGACATGATGAGTTAGTTAAACTCATTCGAAAATACGACCACGCTTATTATGTGGAGTCACGCCCACTTATTTCCGATCAGGAGTACGATAATCTTTATCATGAACTGGAAACCCTTGAAAAAAACCATCCTGAACTGATCACTCCCGACTCTCCAACCCAAAGGATAGGTGAATCTCCACTGAGCGGTTTTTCCCAAGTTACACATGAGATTCCAATGCTCAGCCTCGAAAATACTTATTCTAAAGAAGAACTCTTTACTTTTTTAGATAGAATACGCCGGGCTCTTCCAGGGAAAAAAGTGAGTTACACTGTTGAACCTAAAATTGATGGCGTATCGATCAGCGCCCAATACAAAAACGGCCTATTTAGTTTAGGAGCAACCCGTGGTAATGGTACTGTTGGAGATGATATTACTCAGAACTTAAAAACCATCCGTAGCCTTCCCTTAAGATTGGAATTAGAAAATCCTCCTGAACTCTTAGAAGTTAGAGGAGAAGCATACATGTCTCCTAAAGATTTTGAACGGCTCAATGCGCAGAGAGAAAAAGAGGGTAAAGTTCTTTTTGCAAATCCAAGGAATGCAACGGCCGGTTCTCTCAAACAGCTTGATCCAAGAATAGTAGCAGAGCGCCCTTTAGCAATCGTTTTTTATGGGGCAGGCAAATTAGTTGGCTTTAAATGTAAAACTCAAGAAGAATGGTTAAATTTTCTTAAAAAAATAGGTCTTCCTGTTCCTATTCTTTTTTGGGTTTGCAAAAATGAAAACGAAGTCTACGAAGCGATATGTAAACTTAATGATTGTCGCAACGAACTTCCCTATCCAACCGATGGGGCGGCTATCAAAGTAAATGAATGGGATTATTATTCTATCCTTGGATATACAGCGAAAGCACCTCGCTGGGCATTCGCTTACAAATATGGAGCCGAAAGGGCAAAAACACGGCTGAACAATGTCATTTTCCAGGTAGGTAGAAGTGGAATCATTACTCCGGTAGCTGAAATGGATCCTGTTTTTCTCTCTGGAACAACGGTCAGTCGAGCTACACTCCACAATTTTGACCAGGTTAAAAGACTCGATGTAAAAATTGGTGATTTAGTCTATCTTGAGAAGGCTGGAGAAGTTATTCCCGAGGTAGTCGGGGTTGATACCTCCCAACGTCAAGGTACAGAAAAAGAAATTATCCCACCAGAGCATTGTCCTAGTTGTGGGGAAAAGCTTTTCTGGGAAGGAATTTTCCTGCGCTGCGGTAACGAAAACTGTCCTGCACAATTAAAGGAAAGAATTTTACATTTTGCCCAACGCAACGCCATGGATATCCAAGGATTGGGAGAGTCGCTTGTAGATCAACTGGTTGATAAAGGGATAGTCAGAGACATTGCAGATCTTTACGAGCTTGATGAACAATCCCTTGTAAAACTAGACCGTATGGGGAAGAAGTCCGCCCAAAATCTTCTTAAAGGAATAGAAGAAAGCAAAAAAAGAGATCTCTCCCGGCTGATCTATGGCCTGGGAATAACCCATATTGGCCAAAAGGCTTCCGAAGACCTTGCCCGTTATTTTGGAACCCTGGATAGGCTTTCCCATGCCACTGAAGAAGAACTCCTAGCTATACCTTTTTTTGGTGAAGTGATGGCCAGATCAATAGTTAACTATTTTCGAAAAGAAGAAAACCGCAGGCGGATCGAAAAACTACGCAAACATGGTGTAAACTTTGTTTCTTTGCTTCTGCAAACTCCTTCAGGTCCACTTTCTGGCAAAACCTTTGTTATCACGGGCACTCTTTCTGAACCCAGAGAAGCTGTTGCTGAAAAAATAATCTCTAAAGGGGGAAGGGTGAGCAACACCGTTTCAAGAAAAACAAATTTCTTAGTTGTCGGTTCAGATCCAGGATCAAAACTACAAGAAGCTCAAAAACTAGGGATAACGATTATTGGGGAAAAGGAACTCGTCGACCTTTTAAAAGGAGATTAA
- the gatC gene encoding Asp-tRNA(Asn)/Glu-tRNA(Gln) amidotransferase subunit GatC yields MEKLSIDIDYVADLARISLKAEERKVFGEQFSSILGYIEKLKEVNIEDVILKGEEEGFKNNLRDDIPTKGLTVEEVIRNAPSHFNNLFIVPKIIE; encoded by the coding sequence ATGGAAAAGCTTTCAATAGACATAGATTACGTTGCCGACCTGGCAAGAATATCTTTAAAAGCTGAAGAAAGAAAAGTTTTTGGCGAGCAGTTCTCTTCCATTCTTGGATATATTGAAAAGCTCAAAGAGGTGAATATTGAGGATGTTATTTTAAAAGGAGAGGAAGAAGGGTTTAAAAATAACTTGCGAGACGATATTCCCACAAAGGGTTTAACCGTTGAGGAAGTGATTCGTAATGCCCCAAGCCATTTTAATAACCTTTTTATAGTACCGAAAATCATAGAGTGA
- the gatB gene encoding Asp-tRNA(Asn)/Glu-tRNA(Gln) amidotransferase subunit GatB, producing MDYEAIIGLEVHVQLKTQTKLFCGCTVEYGADPNSRVCPVCLGLPGALPSPNKQAIILTIQTGLMLGSEISPRGKFDRKNYFYPDMPKNYQISQYDQPLCKGGYIQLYPLAFPKDAQKDPQAQIRKKIRIVRVHLEEDVGKSFHFEENSGIDFNRAGTPLMEIVSEADIRSPEEAFAYLSALRQILRYGNVSDCDMEKGQLRCDVNVSVKPVGEEKWGTKCEIKNLNSISAVRKALKYEIQRQIQVLSMGNKIEQETLRWDDQRGQTILMRTKEYAHDYRYFPDPDLLTVVTEGELIEEAKKRIPELPEQKKQRLCETYGLSEYQSSVLAADPQLADYFEKAAKSASNKVAVANFLINDYLALVSDFETAIPLPAEYFSELSNLVDQGQVHMKQAKEMVKVMVSEKKRPSVIVQEQGLGQITSVDMLEALCKEAIDANPKSVSDYRAGKVAALNALKGYVMKKTKGKANPQIIHDLLEKKLREIT from the coding sequence ATGGACTATGAAGCGATAATAGGACTTGAAGTTCACGTTCAGCTAAAAACCCAGACAAAACTTTTTTGCGGCTGTACCGTGGAATATGGAGCAGATCCCAACAGCCGAGTATGCCCGGTGTGCCTAGGCTTGCCTGGAGCACTCCCTTCGCCTAACAAACAGGCCATTATCTTAACGATCCAGACAGGGTTGATGCTTGGTTCGGAAATCTCCCCTAGAGGCAAATTCGACAGGAAAAATTATTTCTATCCCGATATGCCCAAAAATTACCAGATCTCACAATATGACCAACCCTTGTGCAAAGGCGGCTACATCCAACTCTACCCTTTAGCTTTTCCCAAGGATGCCCAAAAAGATCCTCAAGCCCAGATCCGAAAAAAAATCCGGATCGTTAGGGTTCATCTTGAAGAAGACGTTGGAAAATCCTTTCATTTCGAAGAAAACAGTGGGATAGATTTTAACCGTGCTGGAACACCTTTAATGGAGATTGTATCTGAGGCCGATATCCGTAGCCCTGAAGAAGCGTTTGCTTATCTTTCTGCCCTCCGCCAGATACTACGGTACGGGAATGTAAGCGATTGCGACATGGAAAAAGGCCAGCTTCGATGTGATGTTAATGTGAGTGTTAAACCCGTCGGAGAAGAAAAATGGGGAACAAAATGCGAGATAAAAAATCTCAATAGCATTAGTGCAGTACGCAAAGCTTTGAAATACGAAATTCAAAGACAGATTCAGGTTTTATCTATGGGAAATAAGATCGAGCAAGAAACGCTCCGTTGGGATGATCAAAGAGGACAAACCATACTGATGAGGACAAAGGAATACGCTCATGATTACAGGTATTTTCCTGATCCCGATCTTTTAACCGTGGTTACAGAAGGAGAATTGATAGAGGAAGCAAAAAAAAGGATCCCTGAACTACCTGAGCAGAAAAAACAGAGACTCTGTGAAACCTATGGGCTTTCCGAATATCAATCCAGCGTTCTTGCTGCGGATCCGCAGCTTGCCGATTATTTTGAAAAAGCGGCAAAGAGCGCTTCCAATAAAGTAGCTGTAGCCAATTTTCTCATCAACGATTATCTTGCCCTGGTATCTGATTTCGAAACAGCTATTCCGCTTCCTGCAGAATATTTTAGCGAATTGTCCAACCTTGTTGACCAAGGTCAGGTTCATATGAAACAGGCAAAAGAGATGGTCAAAGTGATGGTAAGCGAAAAGAAAAGACCTTCAGTGATCGTCCAAGAACAAGGACTGGGCCAGATAACCAGCGTGGACATGCTTGAAGCACTCTGTAAAGAAGCAATTGATGCTAACCCCAAGAGCGTCTCAGATTACCGAGCAGGAAAAGTAGCGGCCCTTAACGCCTTGAAAGGCTACGTGATGAAAAAGACAAAGGGAAAAGCTAATCCACAGATTATTCATGATCTGTTGGAAAAAAAATTAAGAGAAATAACATAA
- the gatA gene encoding Asp-tRNA(Asn)/Glu-tRNA(Gln) amidotransferase subunit GatA has protein sequence MKLFEYSIQKLRKLLSQKEVSPVEVVENLLTRIAEVDPKIFAYSYLNHERAIEAAKKADITLPLGGIPIAIKDNINVRGEPCRCASRILEGYLSPYDSTVVAKLKNMGAILVGRTNMDEFAMGSSTENSSLGITRNPWDIDRVPGGSSGGSAAAVASHEAICALGSDTGGSIRQPASFCGCVGLKPTYGRVSRYGLTAFASSLDQIGPITKTVEDAALLLEVIAGFDPFDNTSEKVAVPPFSKLLEQLSLKDFVLGIPKEYFIEGIDDEVRQAVTKVIAHYESLGAKIEEVSLAHTPYAVATYYILATAEASANLARFDGIRYGKRAKNYTDLFDYYGKTRGEGFGSEVKRRILLGTYVLSSGYYDAYYLRALKVREKIKQDFSLAFKKCQALLTPTSPFCAFRIGEKTADPLQMYLADIFTIAVNLAGICALSVPCGRSTEGLPIGFQLIGPPWKEDVILALGYIYQKTTGWTPPLPPLDEQTDG, from the coding sequence GTGAAACTATTTGAATATTCAATTCAAAAGCTAAGAAAGCTTCTATCTCAAAAAGAAGTTAGTCCTGTAGAAGTAGTCGAAAACCTTCTGACTAGAATTGCAGAAGTCGATCCGAAGATTTTTGCTTACAGCTATCTTAATCACGAAAGAGCTATTGAAGCTGCTAAAAAGGCTGATATAACCCTTCCCTTGGGGGGTATTCCCATCGCCATTAAGGACAACATTAATGTGCGCGGAGAACCTTGTCGGTGTGCATCCCGTATTCTTGAAGGCTACCTATCTCCTTACGACAGTACCGTTGTCGCAAAATTGAAAAACATGGGTGCCATTTTAGTGGGAAGAACGAACATGGATGAGTTTGCTATGGGCTCTTCTACAGAAAATTCCTCCTTAGGGATAACTCGAAACCCATGGGATATTGATCGGGTCCCGGGGGGAAGCAGTGGGGGATCAGCAGCTGCTGTAGCTTCCCACGAAGCCATTTGTGCTCTTGGAAGCGATACAGGAGGCTCTATCCGCCAGCCGGCTTCTTTTTGCGGTTGCGTTGGTCTCAAGCCCACATACGGTAGAGTGTCAAGATACGGCCTGACGGCTTTCGCTTCCAGTTTAGATCAAATCGGACCGATAACGAAAACCGTGGAAGATGCTGCCCTTTTACTTGAAGTGATCGCCGGATTCGATCCATTCGATAACACTTCCGAAAAAGTTGCTGTTCCACCGTTTTCCAAGCTGCTGGAACAACTTTCTCTCAAAGACTTCGTCCTGGGGATACCCAAAGAGTATTTCATAGAAGGCATTGATGATGAAGTGCGACAAGCCGTTACCAAGGTTATTGCCCATTACGAATCCTTGGGAGCAAAAATTGAAGAAGTCTCTTTAGCTCATACTCCTTACGCGGTTGCGACCTATTATATTTTAGCTACAGCTGAAGCCTCCGCTAATCTTGCCAGGTTTGATGGTATTCGATACGGGAAACGGGCCAAAAATTATACTGATTTATTCGATTATTACGGGAAAACAAGGGGAGAAGGTTTCGGCTCTGAAGTCAAGAGGAGAATTCTGCTTGGAACCTATGTCTTAAGTTCGGGTTACTATGACGCCTATTATTTACGAGCCCTTAAGGTGAGGGAAAAGATAAAGCAGGATTTTTCTTTAGCTTTCAAAAAGTGTCAGGCTCTTTTAACCCCTACTTCACCTTTTTGTGCCTTTCGCATTGGAGAAAAAACAGCCGATCCTTTACAAATGTATCTAGCCGATATATTCACAATCGCTGTTAATCTAGCCGGCATTTGTGCCCTATCCGTTCCCTGCGGCCGATCGACAGAAGGTCTTCCCATAGGATTTCAGCTGATTGGCCCTCCATGGAAAGAAGATGTCATTTTGGCCCTAGGCTATATTTATCAAAAAACAACAGGGTGGACTCCTCCCCTCCCTCCTCTTGATGAACAAACCGATGGGTAG
- a CDS encoding N-acetylmuramic acid 6-phosphate etherase, producing MGRLLGIEGGGTYTRWMVVNDPEAEVICEGKEGIGNFHLLSYDQLVALFRSIREKAGENIEQIGVGFAGCHSEKEKTVLEEIIRDTWPGSKKIVVAEDSRSAYARAFEPGQQGILVIGGTGSNVIGYKEGVWEKAGGWGQLGDPGSGYRIGRGGLERIFLDFDLTKKNSALAQAFLSYCCLNDLSEFLRYVLAQFGRKDFIASFAPIVLEMAEKGDESSLEIVKKEASSLAWRVQIVAERLQFIQPQVALVGGLFENSSFYVRIFGEELKRFLPFSRYFVCNSPGPWGALRLLKLSSSPLSIKSESLLPDEQQRKALDQALTEERNPRSSSLEKKTVDELVDLFISEETFVQSALEKCRKEITSAVLAVCSTLSQGGRLFYVGAGTSGRLGVLDASEMPPTFNVSPEIVQAIMAGGSEAVLRSMEGIEDDREEGYKSILNRGITQKDIVCGISASGRTPFVIAALEAAQERGAQTILVSCNPRRPPCPYADLTIDLPTGPEIVAGSTRLKAGTATKIVLNMLSTIAMIRTGKVKDNLMINLQPKSMKLRYRSLRILMTLYGLDEKTAVKLLGKKGWLLSAVIAEMESEKG from the coding sequence ATGGGAAGATTATTAGGCATTGAAGGTGGAGGAACCTATACTCGGTGGATGGTTGTCAACGACCCGGAAGCAGAAGTCATTTGTGAAGGTAAGGAGGGGATAGGAAATTTTCATCTTTTGTCTTATGATCAACTCGTAGCTCTTTTCAGATCGATCAGGGAAAAAGCGGGAGAAAACATTGAACAAATAGGGGTCGGATTTGCGGGATGCCATTCCGAAAAAGAAAAAACTGTTCTTGAAGAAATTATACGAGATACTTGGCCAGGGTCTAAAAAAATTGTCGTTGCTGAAGATAGTCGTTCTGCTTATGCCCGAGCCTTTGAACCCGGTCAGCAAGGCATCTTAGTTATAGGAGGAACGGGTTCTAACGTAATCGGTTACAAAGAAGGGGTCTGGGAAAAAGCGGGAGGATGGGGTCAACTGGGTGATCCTGGAAGTGGTTATAGGATAGGTAGAGGAGGATTAGAAAGAATTTTTTTAGATTTTGATCTGACGAAGAAAAATTCAGCTCTTGCTCAGGCTTTTCTTAGTTATTGTTGTCTTAACGATCTTTCCGAGTTTCTTCGCTATGTACTGGCTCAATTTGGAAGAAAAGATTTTATTGCTTCTTTTGCTCCCATCGTTCTGGAAATGGCAGAAAAGGGGGATGAAAGCTCACTTGAAATAGTAAAAAAAGAAGCTTCATCTCTGGCGTGGCGAGTACAGATAGTAGCCGAAAGGTTGCAATTTATCCAACCCCAGGTAGCCTTGGTTGGAGGACTCTTTGAGAATTCCTCGTTTTATGTGCGGATTTTTGGGGAGGAGTTGAAGCGGTTTCTGCCTTTTTCTAGGTATTTTGTATGTAACAGCCCTGGGCCTTGGGGAGCTCTCCGATTACTCAAACTTTCTTCCAGTCCCTTATCCATAAAAAGTGAGAGTTTACTTCCCGATGAACAGCAAAGAAAAGCCCTTGACCAAGCTTTAACTGAAGAAAGAAACCCTCGTTCTTCATCCCTCGAAAAGAAAACAGTAGATGAACTAGTCGATCTGTTTATTTCTGAAGAGACTTTTGTCCAATCTGCATTGGAAAAATGCAGAAAAGAAATTACATCGGCCGTTTTGGCTGTCTGCTCAACATTGTCTCAAGGAGGAAGGCTTTTTTACGTTGGAGCAGGGACAAGCGGAAGGCTAGGGGTACTAGATGCCAGCGAAATGCCACCCACTTTTAATGTTTCTCCTGAAATTGTCCAAGCCATCATGGCGGGTGGATCTGAAGCGGTTCTACGAAGCATGGAAGGCATAGAAGACGATAGGGAAGAAGGTTATAAGAGTATATTGAACCGGGGTATAACCCAAAAGGACATTGTTTGTGGAATTAGTGCAAGTGGAAGAACCCCGTTTGTCATTGCAGCCCTCGAAGCGGCCCAAGAAAGAGGAGCTCAAACAATCTTAGTGAGTTGTAACCCTCGTAGACCTCCTTGCCCTTATGCGGACTTAACGATCGATTTGCCGACTGGGCCAGAAATCGTTGCGGGATCAACGAGATTAAAAGCGGGTACAGCAACAAAGATTGTCTTGAACATGCTCAGTACGATAGCAATGATTCGAACAGGAAAGGTCAAAGATAACCTGATGATCAATCTTCAACCCAAGAGCATGAAGCTGCGTTATCGTTCCTTGCGTATCCTTATGACCCTTTATGGTCTGGATGAAAAAACCGCTGTTAAATTATTGGGAAAAAAAGGATGGTTACTCTCTGCGGTCATTGCTGAAATGGAATCAGAAAAGGGATAA